Proteins found in one Campylobacter lari genomic segment:
- a CDS encoding ribose-phosphate pyrophosphokinase, giving the protein MRGYKIFSGSANEEFAKKISKYLSLPLSNAGVKRFSDGEISIQIDESVRGKDVFIIQSTCAPTNDNLMELLIMTDALRRSSASSITAIIPYFGYARQDRKASPRVPITAKLVANLIESAGVDRVATIDLHAGQIQGFFDIPVDNLYGSIIFNDYIKNKNYKNPIIASPDIGGIARARSVAKALGLDIVIVDKRREKANESEVMNVIGDVKDKEVILVDDIIDTAGTIVKAAEVFKSKGAKSVIACCTHPVLSGVAYERIAKDALDELVVTDTIPLKQQMDKIKVLSVAPIFGEVIRRVYHNESVNSLFV; this is encoded by the coding sequence ATGCGTGGATATAAAATATTTTCTGGTTCGGCAAATGAGGAATTTGCTAAAAAAATCTCAAAATACCTTTCACTACCTCTAAGCAATGCAGGTGTGAAGCGTTTTAGCGATGGTGAAATTAGCATTCAAATAGATGAAAGCGTGCGTGGTAAAGATGTATTTATCATACAAAGCACTTGTGCTCCAACAAATGATAATCTAATGGAGCTTTTAATCATGACAGATGCATTGCGTCGCTCAAGTGCAAGCTCTATCACAGCTATCATCCCTTATTTTGGCTATGCTAGACAAGATAGAAAAGCAAGTCCTAGGGTGCCTATTACTGCAAAATTAGTAGCAAATCTTATAGAATCAGCAGGAGTAGATAGAGTAGCTACTATAGACTTACACGCTGGACAAATTCAAGGCTTTTTTGATATACCGGTGGATAATCTTTATGGAAGTATTATTTTTAACGATTATATTAAAAATAAAAACTATAAAAATCCTATCATCGCAAGTCCTGACATAGGTGGTATAGCAAGAGCTAGAAGCGTAGCAAAAGCTTTAGGGCTTGATATAGTTATAGTAGATAAAAGACGCGAAAAAGCTAATGAAAGCGAAGTGATGAATGTCATCGGTGATGTAAAAGATAAAGAAGTAATTTTAGTAGATGATATCATCGATACAGCAGGAACTATAGTAAAAGCTGCTGAAGTGTTTAAAAGCAAAGGTGCAAAGTCAGTTATAGCTTGCTGCACTCACCCTGTGCTTAGTGGTGTAGCTTATGAAAGAATAGCTAAAGATGCATTAGATGAGCTAGTAGTAACTGACACTATACCTTTAAAACAACAAATGGATAAAATCAAAGTCCTAAGCGTAGCACCTATTTTTGGTGAGGTAATACGCAGAGTTTATCATAATGAAAGCGTGAATTCTTTATTTGTATAA
- a CDS encoding Y-family DNA polymerase — translation MQIYASIDLKSFYASAECVLRNLDPLTTNLIVADESRTDKTIILAVSPALKTYNIPGRLRLFEFKQKIHSINQERLKQIQKHHFKAKSFDILELKNNLNLELDYIIAKPRMATYIEFSTKIYSIYLKYFDAKDIHIYSIDEVFIDLSSYLEKYKLSAYELLTKVLLDILHTSRITATAGIGTNLYLAKIAMDILAKRQKADNNGLLIAFLDEKLYRYKLWQHKPLKDFWRVGKGIALKLANLNIHTMGDLARFSLKHEALLYKHFGVNAELLIDHAWGIETCTMKDIKNYKSQNHSKVMAKVLPFAYDNNQAIKVLKELVDHLVLELIKNNLKTNHITLDIQYDKSNLENSSRLASYKGAITKDNYGRTIPKNAHGSVNLENFTHSLKIINKKALELFCKISDKNLSIRKISLSLNNITDKAQENFQELNLFSDFNAILQEKNQLEKEEKLQKARLQIMQKFGKKAILKASSLDNETKEITSLIGGHNA, via the coding sequence ATGCAAATTTATGCTTCTATTGATTTGAAATCTTTTTATGCTTCAGCTGAATGTGTTTTAAGAAATTTAGATCCTTTGACAACTAATCTTATTGTAGCAGATGAATCAAGAACAGATAAAACCATCATACTAGCTGTTTCACCTGCACTAAAAACTTACAATATACCCGGTAGATTAAGACTTTTTGAGTTTAAACAAAAAATTCATTCAATCAACCAAGAAAGATTAAAACAAATTCAAAAACACCACTTCAAAGCTAAAAGTTTTGATATATTAGAACTTAAAAATAATTTAAATTTAGAACTAGACTACATCATAGCTAAGCCTAGAATGGCTACTTATATAGAATTTAGTACAAAAATATACAGCATTTATTTGAAGTATTTTGATGCTAAAGATATCCATATATACTCTATTGATGAAGTTTTTATCGATCTTAGTTCTTATCTTGAAAAATACAAACTTTCAGCTTATGAGCTACTTACTAAGGTTTTACTTGATATTTTACACACAAGTAGAATCACTGCAACAGCAGGTATAGGCACAAATTTATACTTAGCTAAAATTGCCATGGATATACTTGCTAAAAGGCAAAAAGCAGATAACAATGGCTTGCTTATAGCCTTTTTAGATGAAAAATTATATAGATACAAATTATGGCAACACAAACCTTTAAAAGATTTTTGGCGTGTAGGTAAAGGTATCGCTTTAAAACTTGCGAATTTAAACATTCACACTATGGGAGATCTTGCAAGATTTTCTTTAAAACATGAAGCTTTGCTTTATAAACATTTTGGTGTTAATGCTGAATTATTAATCGATCATGCATGGGGTATTGAAACTTGCACGATGAAAGATATTAAAAACTACAAATCACAAAATCATTCTAAAGTCATGGCCAAGGTTTTACCTTTTGCATATGATAATAATCAAGCAATAAAAGTTTTAAAAGAACTTGTGGATCATTTAGTACTTGAACTTATAAAAAATAACCTTAAAACAAACCATATCACGCTAGATATACAATATGACAAAAGTAATTTAGAAAATTCAAGTCGTTTAGCTTCTTATAAAGGAGCTATTACTAAAGATAATTACGGAAGAACTATACCTAAAAATGCTCATGGAAGTGTGAATTTAGAAAATTTTACCCATTCTCTAAAAATCATCAATAAAAAAGCTTTAGAGCTTTTTTGCAAAATCAGTGATAAAAACTTAAGCATTAGAAAAATCAGCCTAAGTTTAAATAATATCACAGATAAAGCTCAAGAAAATTTCCAAGAATTAAATTTATTTAGTGATTTTAATGCAATTTTGCAAGAAAAAAATCAACTTGAAAAAGAAGAAAAGCTCCAAAAAGCAAGACTTCAAATCATGCAAAAATTTGGTAAAAAGGCTATTTTAAAAGCTTCAAGCTTAGATAATGAAACTAAAGAAATTACTTCTTTAATAGGAGGTCATAATGCATGA
- a CDS encoding phosphatidylserine decarboxylase, whose amino-acid sequence MKTNFIAKAGWNLLIVLAIVFAIAQFIWGFSWLLWCIFILFACLFRTSKISYIADSNTIIAPIEGKIKCIKTSSYKELGECIEVQIINNIFSQGSIIAPLDMEIEETRLRHGLFLCPFMKNTNLMSERILFLARSKDKQWALRIIFGALNRKTHIDDFGHHLNHGQNIGFMFDGSVSLLLPKDTRICINENDKVRIGALIGYLNP is encoded by the coding sequence ATGAAAACAAATTTTATTGCAAAGGCTGGCTGGAATTTACTCATAGTTCTAGCCATAGTTTTTGCAATAGCTCAATTTATATGGGGATTTTCTTGGCTTTTATGGTGTATTTTTATACTTTTTGCTTGTCTTTTTAGAACTAGCAAAATCAGCTATATAGCAGATTCAAATACTATCATAGCTCCTATAGAAGGAAAAATAAAATGCATCAAAACAAGCTCGTATAAAGAGCTTGGTGAATGTATAGAAGTGCAAATTATTAATAATATTTTTTCTCAAGGAAGCATTATAGCTCCGCTTGATATGGAAATAGAAGAAACTAGGCTAAGACACGGGCTTTTTTTATGTCCATTTATGAAAAACACAAATTTAATGAGTGAAAGAATATTATTTTTAGCACGCTCTAAAGATAAACAATGGGCATTACGCATCATTTTTGGTGCCTTAAATAGAAAAACTCATATTGATGATTTTGGACACCATCTAAACCATGGGCAAAACATAGGTTTTATGTTTGATGGTAGTGTAAGTTTATTACTCCCAAAAGATACTAGAATTTGTATAAATGAAAATGATAAAGTACGCATTGGTGCATTAATAGGATATTTAAATCCATGA
- the ciaB gene encoding invasion protein CiaB, which translates to MNDFKQIAKIVKNRKQNINSLYNILQTNQSHPLIDRALELANLENEKSNVLAMLRRLVDLKEENLVQELEKKGLNEEEISQIKYKVFSLVRAFYEVEHQDLIDEIKSKNLLDEFYLALVQGVHNIGVVMNSFELVWSKQILDTNNKILKEQFPNLSDALEFLKQNELYQLNQDGEICERSYGALVKIGTLWRFLPYAKAFENEVLKLEYEFDKLLEKLRNCALDDEKNAYIDYIEKLKFAFCEKDNNEVVKKWQEAELAWMEVKCPLQIGHPLEYYEDSYTHAVALEWDIRLEDESDFNGSEFKDKIKESFAMVYANLDEEDEALFDEVNFNLEKTQLYICMPMIFYGAELKGLFSAQVVPNDEYVSNIAGKKIFAFLNYVYENAKTKPFMKLSSMVFEKEFLDYGREILFYNEKLWKRIYEVSTIGHEFGHIFFVANDSEKKMNESGVFKNIEEFKATAGGLVNFFLHEEDDLKLPVFYELIKRAIGLIAWQRVEEVKPYYTEGLIHLSLLFKSGVLSFANEKLNIKFDEEAYEAFKAVFMQNYYKLARHYMLKEDAKNYLDEFCVLEDEVFLPLNKECKEFVKYYYELHKLYGNEIDESGEFEKYSNIK; encoded by the coding sequence ATGAATGATTTTAAGCAAATAGCAAAAATTGTGAAAAATAGGAAACAAAATATCAATAGTCTTTATAATATACTTCAAACTAATCAAAGTCATCCTTTGATAGATAGAGCCTTAGAACTAGCTAATCTTGAAAATGAAAAAAGCAATGTTTTGGCAATGTTGCGTCGTTTGGTGGATTTAAAAGAGGAAAATTTAGTCCAAGAGCTTGAGAAAAAAGGTTTAAATGAAGAAGAAATTTCTCAAATAAAATATAAAGTTTTTTCTTTAGTAAGAGCCTTTTATGAAGTAGAACACCAAGATTTAATCGATGAGATTAAGAGTAAAAATTTACTTGATGAGTTTTATTTGGCTTTAGTTCAAGGTGTGCATAATATAGGTGTAGTTATGAATTCTTTTGAGCTTGTTTGGAGTAAGCAAATTTTAGATACAAATAATAAAATTTTAAAAGAACAATTTCCAAATTTAAGCGATGCTTTGGAGTTTTTAAAACAAAATGAGCTTTATCAGCTTAATCAAGATGGAGAAATTTGTGAAAGAAGCTATGGGGCTTTAGTTAAAATAGGAACACTTTGGAGATTTTTACCTTATGCAAAAGCTTTTGAAAATGAAGTTTTAAAGCTTGAATATGAGTTTGATAAACTTTTAGAAAAACTAAGAAATTGTGCGTTAGATGATGAAAAAAATGCTTATATTGATTATATAGAAAAATTAAAATTTGCTTTTTGTGAAAAAGATAATAATGAAGTAGTTAAAAAATGGCAAGAAGCAGAGCTTGCGTGGATGGAAGTAAAATGCCCATTGCAAATTGGCCATCCTTTAGAATATTATGAAGACTCTTACACGCATGCAGTGGCACTTGAGTGGGATATACGCTTAGAAGATGAGAGTGATTTTAATGGGAGTGAGTTTAAAGATAAAATCAAAGAAAGTTTTGCAATGGTATATGCAAATTTAGATGAAGAAGATGAAGCTTTGTTTGATGAAGTGAATTTTAATCTTGAAAAAACTCAGCTTTATATTTGCATGCCTATGATTTTTTATGGAGCAGAGCTTAAGGGGCTTTTTTCTGCTCAAGTAGTGCCAAATGATGAGTATGTAAGCAATATAGCAGGTAAAAAGATCTTTGCTTTTTTAAATTACGTTTATGAAAATGCTAAAACCAAGCCTTTTATGAAGCTTTCTTCTATGGTGTTTGAAAAAGAATTTTTAGATTATGGTAGAGAAATTTTATTTTATAATGAAAAATTATGGAAAAGAATTTATGAAGTTTCTACTATAGGTCATGAGTTTGGGCATATTTTCTTTGTGGCAAATGATAGCGAAAAGAAAATGAATGAAAGTGGTGTATTTAAAAATATAGAAGAGTTTAAAGCTACTGCTGGTGGGCTTGTAAATTTCTTCTTACATGAAGAAGATGATTTAAAGCTTCCTGTATTTTATGAGCTTATTAAAAGAGCTATAGGATTGATCGCTTGGCAAAGAGTAGAGGAGGTTAAGCCTTATTATACCGAAGGTTTAATCCACTTGTCTTTATTGTTTAAATCAGGAGTGCTATCTTTTGCAAATGAGAAATTAAACATTAAATTTGATGAGGAAGCTTATGAAGCCTTTAAGGCTGTGTTTATGCAAAATTATTATAAGCTAGCAAGACATTATATGCTAAAAGAAGATGCTAAAAATTATTTAGATGAGTTTTGTGTTTTAGAAGATGAGGTATTTTTACCACTTAACAAAGAGTGTAAAGAATTTGTAAAATACTACTATGAATTACATAAACTTTATGGTAATGAAATCGATGAAAGCGGAGAGTTTGAAAAATACTCTAATATAAAATAA
- a CDS encoding membrane protein produces the protein MNKNKLFRQIHIYISLFFLPLAFLYAVTGFAYIAGFDGESGAKIKTQKVQAIIQEGAEAEFLIDFLKKNNLKLPSSLEPKLNKKGDGIELGAINYTASIVKIDENNYEIITKERSLLGNMILLHKDKGMWYFSVLGLAFALAMAVLYISGILITLIAIRKDRAKQIAVLSTGFVITLIIAYLSV, from the coding sequence ATGAATAAAAATAAATTATTCAGACAAATTCATATTTATATTAGTTTGTTCTTTTTACCGCTAGCATTTTTATATGCTGTTACTGGTTTTGCTTATATAGCTGGTTTTGATGGGGAAAGTGGAGCTAAAATTAAAACTCAAAAAGTTCAAGCCATTATCCAAGAAGGTGCTGAAGCTGAATTTTTAATTGATTTTTTAAAGAAAAATAACTTAAAACTTCCTTCATCTTTAGAACCAAAACTTAACAAAAAAGGCGATGGTATAGAGCTTGGTGCTATAAACTATACTGCAAGTATTGTCAAAATAGATGAAAATAATTATGAAATTATTACAAAAGAAAGAAGTTTACTTGGAAATATGATTTTGCTTCATAAAGACAAAGGTATGTGGTATTTTTCCGTACTTGGCTTAGCCTTTGCTTTAGCTATGGCAGTGCTTTATATTTCCGGTATTTTAATCACGCTTATTGCTATACGCAAAGATAGAGCAAAGCAAATTGCTGTTTTAAGTACTGGTTTTGTTATAACTTTAATCATAGCTTATCTTAGTGTATAA
- the ftsH gene encoding ATP-dependent zinc metalloprotease FtsH, whose product MNKKPNEPKDNPNNNSFFNKNPIFIFAIFAIVMILLFKGFSDDGSMGIMGGENTKKVTYSELKTLIENNQIAQVNIGQTTIKAVSKAGNMVYITKKVPNDATFVPLLDSKGVSYGAFNESNWFIDILLSWVLPVFIFFGIWMFLASRMQKNMGGSILGIGSSKKLVNSEKPKVKFNDVAGVEEAKEEVKEIVDFLKYPERYINLGAKIPKGLLLVGPPGTGKTLLAKAVAGEADVPFFSVSGSSFIEMFVGVGASRVRDLFENAKKEAPAIVFIDEIDAIGKSRAASGMMGGNDEREQTLNQLLAEMDGFGTESSPVIVLAATNRPEVLDAALLRPGRFDRQVLVDKPDFKGRCDILKVHMKDVKISPEVKVEDIARLTAGLAGADLANIINEAALLAGRDSKKHVEQKDLVEAVERAIAGLEKKSRRINDKEKKIVTYHECGHALIAETTKGAKKVSKVSVIPRGLAALGYTLNTPEENKFLMQKHELLAEVDVLLGGRAAEEIFIKEISTGASNDLERATDIIKAMISMYGMSEIAGLMVLEKQRNTFLSGGQTIKDYSDKMAQDLDEYVKKTLDERYAGVKEILKTYSGAIEVMVQALYEEETIDGAKVREIIKNYEEENNLPTRLEEKEQEATKDN is encoded by the coding sequence ATGAATAAAAAACCAAACGAACCAAAAGATAATCCAAACAACAATAGCTTTTTTAATAAAAATCCTATTTTTATTTTTGCTATTTTTGCCATTGTGATGATTCTTTTATTTAAAGGATTTTCAGATGATGGTAGCATGGGTATTATGGGCGGAGAAAATACTAAAAAAGTTACTTATTCTGAGTTGAAAACTTTAATTGAAAATAATCAAATTGCCCAAGTTAATATAGGTCAAACCACCATAAAAGCTGTATCTAAAGCAGGAAATATGGTGTATATTACTAAAAAAGTTCCAAATGATGCTACTTTTGTGCCTTTGCTTGATTCAAAAGGCGTTTCTTACGGGGCTTTTAATGAGAGTAATTGGTTTATAGATATCTTACTTTCTTGGGTTTTACCAGTATTTATTTTCTTTGGTATATGGATGTTTTTAGCCTCTCGTATGCAAAAAAATATGGGCGGATCTATACTTGGTATAGGAAGCTCTAAAAAACTTGTAAATTCAGAAAAACCAAAAGTTAAATTCAATGATGTCGCAGGTGTTGAGGAAGCAAAAGAAGAAGTTAAAGAAATTGTTGATTTTCTAAAATATCCTGAAAGATACATCAATCTTGGCGCAAAAATTCCAAAAGGACTTTTACTTGTAGGCCCTCCGGGTACGGGTAAAACTTTACTTGCAAAAGCAGTAGCAGGCGAAGCTGATGTACCATTTTTTAGTGTATCAGGTTCATCTTTTATAGAAATGTTTGTGGGTGTTGGAGCTAGTAGGGTTAGAGATTTATTTGAAAATGCTAAAAAAGAAGCTCCAGCTATTGTATTTATAGATGAAATTGATGCCATAGGTAAATCACGTGCGGCAAGTGGCATGATGGGTGGAAATGATGAAAGAGAGCAAACTTTAAATCAACTTCTAGCAGAAATGGATGGCTTTGGCACTGAAAGCTCACCAGTAATCGTACTAGCAGCGACAAATCGTCCTGAAGTACTTGATGCAGCATTGCTTAGACCGGGACGTTTTGATAGACAAGTTTTAGTGGATAAGCCTGATTTTAAAGGTAGATGCGATATTTTAAAAGTTCATATGAAAGATGTTAAAATTTCACCTGAAGTAAAGGTAGAAGATATCGCAAGATTAACAGCAGGTCTTGCTGGTGCTGATTTAGCAAATATCATCAACGAAGCAGCTTTACTTGCAGGTAGAGATTCTAAAAAACATGTAGAACAAAAAGACTTAGTTGAAGCAGTAGAAAGAGCTATAGCAGGACTTGAGAAAAAATCACGTAGAATTAACGATAAAGAGAAAAAAATCGTAACTTATCATGAATGTGGTCATGCTTTAATAGCTGAAACTACAAAAGGTGCTAAAAAAGTAAGTAAAGTTTCTGTTATACCACGCGGTTTAGCGGCTTTAGGGTATACACTTAACACTCCTGAGGAAAATAAATTTTTAATGCAAAAACACGAACTTTTAGCTGAAGTTGATGTGCTTTTAGGTGGGCGTGCGGCTGAAGAAATTTTCATTAAAGAAATTTCAACTGGTGCAAGCAATGACCTTGAACGTGCAACTGACATTATAAAAGCTATGATTTCTATGTATGGCATGAGTGAAATCGCAGGTTTAATGGTGCTTGAAAAGCAAAGAAATACTTTCTTAAGTGGCGGACAAACTATCAAAGATTATTCTGATAAAATGGCACAAGATTTAGATGAGTATGTGAAGAAAACCTTAGATGAGCGCTATGCTGGCGTAAAAGAAATTTTAAAAACCTATAGCGGTGCTATAGAAGTAATGGTACAAGCACTTTATGAAGAAGAAACTATTGATGGTGCCAAAGTAAGAGAGATTATTAAAAATTATGAAGAAGAAAATAATCTTCCAACACGCTTAGAAGAAAAAGAGCAAGAAGCTACTAAGGATAACTAA
- the pssA gene encoding CDP-diacylglycerol--serine O-phosphatidyltransferase, giving the protein MNFKLIYILPNLFTAASIFLGIISVIASINQNFDKALIYIILSLICDGLDGRVARATNSTSKFGVEFDSLADIIAFGVAPAMLFYMSIGYEYGRFGSLIAGLFVVFGAIRLARFNITTGTYEPSVFIGLPIPTAAVVSALWVSAYLYYDFLHNFSLVIVCIQILLAFLMVSNIRYPSFKKIDLKRANVLKVLILLVILFSMLYLYFLESALIIASLYVLYGIIRSFFTLARKFKKD; this is encoded by the coding sequence ATGAATTTTAAACTAATTTACATTTTACCAAATCTTTTTACAGCTGCTTCTATATTTTTAGGAATCATTTCAGTAATAGCTTCTATAAATCAAAACTTTGACAAAGCATTGATTTATATTATTTTATCACTAATCTGTGATGGCTTAGATGGTCGCGTGGCAAGAGCTACAAATTCTACCTCTAAATTTGGAGTTGAATTTGATTCTTTAGCTGATATAATAGCCTTTGGTGTTGCACCTGCTATGCTTTTTTATATGAGTATAGGCTATGAATATGGTCGTTTTGGCTCCTTAATAGCGGGATTATTTGTAGTTTTTGGTGCTATACGCTTAGCAAGATTTAATATCACCACAGGAACTTATGAACCTTCAGTTTTTATAGGACTTCCTATACCAACAGCTGCAGTTGTAAGTGCTCTATGGGTGAGTGCTTATTTATATTATGATTTTTTGCATAATTTTTCTTTAGTGATAGTGTGTATTCAAATACTTTTAGCTTTTTTAATGGTGAGCAATATAAGATACCCGAGTTTTAAAAAAATCGATCTAAAACGTGCAAATGTTTTGAAAGTACTTATTCTTTTAGTGATTTTATTTTCTATGCTTTATTTATATTTTTTAGAAAGTGCATTAATCATTGCTAGTTTGTATGTACTTTATGGAATTATACGTAGTTTTTTTACACTAGCACGTAAATTTAAAAAAGATTAA
- a CDS encoding acyl-CoA thioesterase: MKDMGEPKLRVIAMPSNTNPAGNIFGGWIMSQIDLAGAIAARELSPQRVVTVAVDKIIFKEPIFVGDLVSCYAKIIKAGNTSITVEVEVATQRANEYGRVYCMHVTSAVVTYVSVDKDGNKFPIDADLKRLHGF, translated from the coding sequence ATGAAAGATATGGGAGAACCTAAGCTAAGAGTTATAGCTATGCCAAGCAATACAAACCCTGCTGGTAATATCTTTGGTGGTTGGATCATGTCACAAATTGATCTAGCTGGAGCCATTGCCGCAAGAGAACTTTCCCCACAAAGAGTTGTCACAGTTGCGGTAGATAAAATCATTTTCAAAGAACCTATTTTTGTAGGAGATTTAGTATCTTGCTATGCAAAAATCATCAAAGCAGGTAATACATCCATCACCGTAGAAGTAGAAGTAGCTACTCAAAGAGCTAATGAATATGGCCGTGTGTATTGTATGCATGTAACTTCAGCTGTGGTAACTTATGTAAGCGTAGATAAAGATGGAAATAAATTTCCTATTGATGCGGATTTAAAAAGATTACATGGCTTTTAA
- a CDS encoding 50S ribosomal protein L11 methyltransferase, with protein sequence MQTHYYELFFQTDKEYLDLFLDLIFSLDIDAIEEKNDGIYIRSEEDIELIQIALQNFHQKLCEKFNTKIYFHSTLEKKENKNWIEEYKKGIQALTIDNIHIHTTWQKPMQDKINIIIDPALAFGSGHHESTYTCIEFLQEYTDDSKFCLDVGCGSGILSIIMAKLGAKVQACDTDELAIVASKENAKLNQVSFDDIWVGSINKSLHKYDIVVANIIADILIILEKDLKEKTKEGGILILSGILNKYEERIKDKFKDLTLLECKHKGEWLSLAYKKETK encoded by the coding sequence ATGCAAACACATTATTACGAACTTTTTTTTCAAACAGACAAGGAATATTTAGATTTATTCCTTGATCTTATTTTTTCTCTAGATATAGACGCCATAGAAGAAAAAAACGATGGTATTTATATACGATCAGAAGAAGACATAGAACTCATTCAAATAGCCTTACAAAATTTTCATCAAAAATTATGTGAAAAATTTAACACTAAGATTTATTTTCACTCTACTTTAGAAAAAAAAGAAAATAAAAACTGGATAGAAGAGTATAAAAAAGGCATACAAGCTTTAACTATTGACAATATTCACATTCATACCACTTGGCAAAAACCTATGCAAGATAAGATCAATATCATTATAGATCCTGCCTTAGCTTTTGGTTCAGGACACCATGAAAGCACTTATACTTGTATAGAATTTTTACAAGAATACACAGATGATTCCAAATTTTGTTTAGATGTAGGCTGTGGAAGTGGGATTTTAAGCATCATCATGGCAAAGCTTGGAGCTAAAGTGCAAGCTTGCGATACAGATGAGCTAGCCATAGTTGCAAGCAAGGAAAATGCAAAATTAAATCAAGTTAGCTTTGATGATATTTGGGTAGGTTCTATTAATAAAAGCTTACATAAATATGATATAGTTGTGGCAAATATCATTGCCGATATTTTAATCATACTAGAAAAAGATCTTAAAGAAAAAACCAAAGAAGGTGGAATTTTAATCTTATCTGGTATTTTAAACAAATATGAAGAAAGAATTAAAGATAAATTCAAAGATTTGACTTTGTTAGAATGCAAACACAAAGGAGAATGGTTGAGTTTAGCTTACAAAAAGGAAACAAAATAA